CAAGCTTTATGTCATGTCCTTCACCAATTCACTATGTACTGCGGAACTGGGATTTAGAGTTTGGGGTCCAAATTGTCATTTACAAAGTTCACGGAAACTAGTAATTCAATTAAGTAAAATGAAAAAAAGCAAGTTAACTAAAAGATCTCATTATGTAACTGATGCGATCGGAGATAAGACGGATGAAAAAAAGGATAGAAATGCAACTGAATTAATAAGGAGGATAGCTGAATTAATAAttattatatactccgtataagaGTATTTATTATTTACTAATCCGTGCATTAAGCCAATTTTAGATAGTACTCGTATATGATTGTAATAATAGTCTCTTGTAGTTCTTAAATTATGAGCTCATCCCAAAGTGAGACTGAAGGGACTTGACCACATTAGCATCCAACTGGAAGGCCTTGGCTAGAACATCGACCGAGATAGGTGGCTGTGATCCAAACACCGCGTTGGCAATAGTCACAACACCAGGGTTCTGGCTGCTCAACCCAACAATAGCCACAGCCGGGGTATTACCAACATTAAATTGAAAGTGAATCAGACCCTGTGGATACACGAAAACATCTCCTTTGTTTAATACCTTAGTGAATAATTTGTTTCCGCCGTTTGGAAGGTTGGATGTTACAAACCCAACATAGAGGGTTCCTTCCAAGACCGTCAAGACCTCAGTGGCACGAGGGTGGGTGTGTGGTGGATTGACTCCGTATGGTGCAAAGTCAATCCTAGCCAACGATATACCAAGGGTGTTGAGTCCAGGTACTTGCATTGCTGTAACCAGTGTGACATTGACCCCTAAGTTGTTGGGCTTCCCGGGTACGTCTAGCCCTTTGTAGAAAAAATCGTCGGGTGTTGCTTCCATAGGATTCTTGCAAAAAAGGCCATTCACAAACACTACAAAGAAACAAACTTTAGTCGGAAATTAAAGTACGAATGAAATATTCAATTATTGAAAAGATAACTTTGATATTTAATCTCTAGAAAATTAAGGAGAAAAATGTATTTATGCATGCAATGATCGCTACTATATATGGAACTCATATGAATGGTTTAAGTGTTCATAATTTTTCGAAGTATTATGCTATGATGTATACAGTATATGTCAAAAACTTGTACGTCAAAATTGAAAATAAACGACTTGAATAAAATTGGACGAGATTAACAGAGACATATTAAGGGAGAAGACGTACGTGCTTGGTTAGGGTCGTTAACTCCGACGCAAAAATCTTGAAGTTGGGTCGGATCAGTAGCATAAGCCACAAAGGAAGTGAAGGCCATAAGTGCCAGTACAACAAAGGTGTTACGATACGCCATTATTCTTGCTAATATAATTTTTGTAGTTAATGAAGAAGTTTATAAGTAAATTGTGATGATAATTGGCATGGTtaaaatgaggtatttatagttgtGATTGTTAAACTGTTGTTACTTTGTGAAGTGGTCACATAGTACGGCCATGGGCGTACTATTGGTAAAATGGTAACTACATTTTCAAACTTTATGACCATGTTTGGTATCCTTTTAAAAACCTGATTGCGTAATTAAATACTCGTCGTACCGgtcatttgtttgtttgtttgttttttttttttttttttttttttttttgtgtcacaatcaattgttgtcctttctattttaggattgcatttgatgagcaatttgatcgtTCACACTCAATTTAGTCTACTTATCATCATATAATTGGCACCCTCATTTTTCCTTTGTCCAAAAACAAAGGATAATAATTGACCGGGAGGGAGTGAGGGAGTATGTTGTTTGGTATCCTTTTAAAACTTGATTGCGTAATTAAATACTCCATAGCTTGTACTACCTCAGTAATATATTtacattttctttatttttcccTCGTAAAATAATAAAAGTGTAAATATATCACTGGAACAGAGAGAGTATGTTGTTTGGTATCCTTTTAAAGTCACTACTGCAATAATTAAGGATGGAGAAATACTGAAATAAGGTATTGTTGGTCGAACGGACCTTATTAGATAACTAGATTTAATTGCGAAAATTGTTGAACTTGGAAGGGGCGTGTTaagctctgtttggcaaaactaaatgaaaaggtagctgaaaactgaaaagttaactgaaacctgaaaaggtaacggataaggtagctgaaaattaggagatGATAACGTAACTGAtgatataaaaatgtgtttggtaaactagctgaaaaggtagccgattttggtaaaatgacgtaaaaggatatgaaaactatttaatattatagaataaaggggtacaaaatgaaaaataagtcatttcaggtacctgatttctcaaatgctatctgaggtagcatttcatttcaggtaccttatttgaccaaataagctacttgccaaacacttgcaaaaaaatcaggtagctgaaattttggtcaaataagctactttggtcaaataagctacctgaagtgtcgtgccaaacggagcctcAAAGTATAAGATTATTGATtagattttattattttaattattattcaaaTCTCGCCCATCCCTCCTTTCTAAACTGGAATATTAGCATTATGTATGGAGGGGCATGTAATGCATTCACACTTCAAGCCCAATGGGCGTTTGGCTGAGAGAGTgtgttagaatataaaaccgATCATGAGACTGCGTGCAACCATCAGGTTAAGCTTTTAATTGAATGATTTCTTAACAACTTATAGATTACTCGGCTAAAAATTTAAAATCTTGAGACTCTACCATCACCATCTAGGGAACTCAAGTATATATGTATCCGTCATTTGGATAAATTGGTAGTACATTTAAATAAATGATATCTTAAGATAGTAACTTTTTTTTTAAGGAGTAGGTTTGAAAATGTGATATAAAAGAGAGTAGTTGAAAACCATTCCAAAATATTATCCCTAAAATAAGCCTGAACTCGTTAATATTAACATCTACAAACTCGAAAAGCTATATCTTTATTATTGACAAACAATTCTACATAAGTGTCCCAAGGCTAAACCTGACAAAAGCAACCCGACTCGAATGACCCGAGACCCAAACTACTTCATCTAAATGTAATGCGAAACTCGAATTGGCTTGACCTGAGTTTTCTTGACCCGTAACTGACTCGACCTGAAAATGACtcgatccgaaaccaccaaacccgaaaatgacccgacaaaacataacACTAATTGAATCGAAAagtattcattgacccgaaatagatccgaacaacaaacccaaaatagacCCGAAAACTGAAATGACTCGACCTGACCCGAATGAACCTGAAATCAACGAGAGACCCGAATCCGACCTAACCCAAGGCCCAATTGACCCGTTTGTCAAGTCTACCAAAGACTTAACAAAGAACCAACCCATTGTCCCATTTAATCAATCAATTAAGGATTTCTAGAGCAGATAATAGTAGAAATAATAATTTGAACTAATACAAAGAAATTGCACAAACTTCTGAAGATTTGATTGATACAAAAGAAGTCCTTATTGACTCCGTACTTCCGTAGTTGGTAAAAACTCGGACTTTAGGAGAGTAAATTAGACTAATTAGTTGATGACTATGTCGCATTTTCTAGTAACAACTAAAAATCCTTGATTATGACGCAAATGAAACAACTACTACTCGCAAGAATTCCCGAGTCTAATAATTAAAATTTGGGTGAAATTTTCAAGGGGCTCATGTTCAAGTTTCTCTAAGAGCAATCTTGTGGAGTGTTTATTGTCAGAGCCTATTctttatcacaaattcttgtttcagacggataCTTTTCGTCTTATTTTTCAGACGGGCATATATGATcattttatagttaaatgtaACCATAATGGTATAGGCAGTGTTACAGCTTATGGTAACTGGTTTTTCAATAGTGGCCACATTTaactgtaaaatggttacaaaatcccgttttattattttagaccaaaaaggcccgtctgaagcaagacggactAATTCTTTATAGAATTCAAGTCTGTGTCACTCTGGGTGATTACAAGTAGTTTGCAGACTGTACGTTATATGGGCTATAGCCTATAAGTCTTATGAATGATGCTAGCTAAGTTTGGGCTCTAAAACTTGGACTGTGCTATTAACTAAGTAGCACCAAAATGGACACGGACACGATACGGACACGTGATACGGCATTCCataaaatttaggacacgggacacgttatttaaatttaataaaaaaatatattttatggttataaataaTGTATGATTTTATTTGTGTAAtgtatttgattctaaatttaatgTATTTGATACTAAATTTAGGTAACTGAAGGTAAATTCGACCTTAACTATAACTAATTCTCATTTCTCACTCAAACCAATCTTCTAATCTGTTGGGTTCCTTTAATTGATGATAACATGTCCATTTGatgtgtgttatcttagtttaccttttcaggattaatgattaaatcaagcatggattaagaagtgttgagttgttgatcatcccattgtattgagtctctagtgtcatctaatgtacaagttagacaGTTAAGTattttagagtaatagaaacagtcaagacgactgttactttcacaagtaacagctacctggactgttgcctcaattcgtaacaACTTGAATtcttttttatctttcaaaagcctcTTTCGTGTCtttccactactacagatacagcctataacaacgggtaaaaaccgttgtaaaataaaaaagcggacgttgttaaagcggccgttgtagaaggtatttacaacggtttgcttatttagtgaaaccgttgtctaaagtattcaccacggttaaaagccgttgttgttgggtgttctccgttgtggaaagtgtttcaaaattttggagggaataatataacaacggttgtcgtatgtataaccgttgttgtaactttccctccaaaattatgaagtcttttgacaacgggtttatgttacatacccgttgttgaaattgttagtaacaacggttctttgtttaatacccgttgttgtaattttacctccaaaattgtgaatacttttaacaacggttctttgattaaaacccatttgttgaatattatgcgcgggtatttgtaaatgtcattcacaacggtgttagttttattaaccgttgtgaaaggtattcacaacggtttttttttagtaaccgttttattacgtacacctaatgttcaaaaattaaatttgtttcatgccattcaaaacctcGCATATATCAAGAAAgacatataccaaagaccaaagataaatcatagtttgggttcatcgaactcaatagattcaattcaaccacatacaacaaagaatcatatatatatatatatatatatatatatatatatatatatatatatatatatatatatatatatatatatatatatataattacaaggagttgaatttacatgaactaattaatcattccctaacttcaacaaaaaaatttctatctatatatattctaagacgtagttgccccacatgtctcttacctcgtctatatctatacttgagtattgctcaatctgttgtgactggttgattacatactgcggaaaaaacaaagagaatacattatggtatatatagcaacaagcaagacaacattagcaacatcatggtatatatagcgaaattgcaagacaacattagctctaatttaaaaaaagtaataaacacatgtttaaattattactaaccctttctggaataacgagatatcttcgcctaataatctccaacatgaaccgacaagcgtagtatccacattgtatgctatccggtcaagtaggggcctattattacataaaaaaaacagacgagagaaggctcacatctgaatcttgaactttaggtattgtattagtattaaacacagattttgcacttaatgttattgtatttgagcacgtacccctgttatcgtaaaaaaaaatcggggccaacatcgaatcgttcgtgggttgatcctcctcgtttactcttttcttcttaaagaccctttttaaaaaaaaaaaaggaggcggaaactaatttttttaggggcaaaaatatgaacgagcttttttctataaataaaaattgaaaatgttattataaataaatcagtattataaacttacattttaatcaagtgcttaaaagtctcgcttggttgatgatgtaaagagtccaaccagaaaacttttttctttgtcggcatgatggctgctagcacccaatgagtcctacatcaagagacatcatcattattaacaagtacatatattagttatgaaaatgcaattgtagggggaaacgtaatattaatttgtttattaccctttttcattataaacgccaaaaatcgcttcttggttgtcgccaattctttgagagcaatataatctacccgttgttcgaacgagaaatccgcaataaataaagataaaacataggggcacaagaatccgtattgatcagatggaatattcttctcggggatcactctggtttgcaatatcctacattattacggtattaattccggtatttaaaacactatctacctagtagtcgaatattagactatgaaattatttattaagaaacttacttcatccaaacaaatatgtgtgctatatcaatGGTCTAGTCCAAATTTATACGGCTAGCGAGATCCCATGATATGCAtgcttggcgctcaacccctagaatatcctcctcgagcggaataattatcagttgctcggaggctatgcgatggccaacctcctcatacagtctcatcatcgtccccgttcttactttttgcatgtaatccttccctttatattttgtggagtttatactcctaactttcactacggaaagaatgagtctttgatgtggtgctactaccaccatcctacacatgtagtatagataattaaaataataaaaaatccaaaggtaacatatcctagttggagtaataaaaataaaagcgtacttaattaaatatctcgtcaacctgctctttcaatgatgaggtagtagtagcaggtaagactggggacttaggcttatcagtcttttttgtcccctacacaaaattaccatgctttttataaatacagacaaaatataaataaaggggcgaggttaatttttaaaaaaatggagaagttaat
The Silene latifolia isolate original U9 population chromosome 11, ASM4854445v1, whole genome shotgun sequence genome window above contains:
- the LOC141611367 gene encoding germin-like protein, encoding MAYRNTFVVLALMAFTSFVAYATDPTQLQDFCVGVNDPNQALFVNGLFCKNPMEATPDDFFYKGLDVPGKPNNLGVNVTLVTAMQVPGLNTLGISLARIDFAPYGVNPPHTHPRATEVLTVLEGTLYVGFVTSNLPNGGNKLFTKVLNKGDVFVYPQGLIHFQFNVGNTPAVAIVGLSSQNPGVVTIANAVFGSQPPISVDVLAKAFQLDANVVKSLQSHFGMSS